CTATAACACTTTCACCGCTTGCATCCGCGACTATTATAAAATGTTCCGATAAATTGGAGGCACTTTCTAACTCAAAAAATTCCGCATCTAACACAGCACCAGCTGATGCACGAGCTGCCTTTGGCGAAAATGGGTCAGCGCACTGGCCGAATAAAATAATTTTATTAAACCCAAAGGCAACGGCCGACCTTACAGCGGCACCGAGGTTACCTGGGTCTTGCACTGAGTCAAGCAAAAGCATTTTGCCTTTTTGATGTACGGAAAACGGAGTTACTTTAAAGTCAAAAACCGCAAGTATGCCTTGGGTTGTTTGTGTGTCGCTTATTGATTTAAAAACCTCTGGGGTGGTTGTGTAGGTATTTTGTGCTAAATGAAGTGGTGGTTCTTTGCCGGCTTCAACAACTACTAAAATTGGTGTTTTTTGAAGATTTAAAAATTTAGGGCCTTCAAGAACAAACTTACCTTCAGCTCTGCGAAACTTTTTGTCAGTTAAAAGCTCACGCACATATTTTGCGGTCTGGTTATTTTTTGATTCTATATTTTTCATGGAGTTTATTATACAAAATGCCTTAGCAAATTGTTAAAAGATTATTTTGTAAATTGGCAGATGAGCATGAGGAAACCACAATTAATCCGTGTGGTGATCCAGATGTGTGTGCGTGTGAGAATGAACCTTGCCGTTATGCTTGTGGCTATGAATATGCAGGAGATTGTTTGCTGTAAGAAATTCATTATCAGAAAGGATTTGTTTCGGGGTTCCTGAGCGAATTATACTTTTAGTTTTATCAAAAACATACACGGTATCAGCTATTTCTGCCACTATATGCAAGTCGTGGGTAGCAGTAATAACTGTTTTACCTTTTGAGCCTGCTTCAATAATCATGTCAACTATGTGCCTTGAAGTATGCGGGTCAAGACCTGCGGTAGGCTCGTCCAGCAGGATAACTTCGGTATCCATGGAAAGCACTGAAGCTATGGCGGCCTTGCGTTTTTCCCCAACACTCAACTGATGCGGAGACCTGCCGAGTAGTTCCTTTATCTCAAGGAACTCAGACAGTTTTGAAAGTCGTACTTTAATTTCTTCTTTCGAAACACCCAATTGTAACGGCCCAAAAATAATATCCTCTTCAACGGTCGGGCAAAACAACTGTGCGTCCGGGTTCTGAAACACAAGACCAACACTACTCCTGAAAAACTGAGAGAACTCTTCATCTGCAAAAATATCTTCACTAAACTTCCTGCCGTATGCAAATGCCTCACCTTTATCTGGAAATAGCAGTCCGTCAAGCAGGTTTAAT
This region of Endomicrobiales bacterium genomic DNA includes:
- a CDS encoding RNA methyltransferase; the encoded protein is MKNIESKNNQTAKYVRELLTDKKFRRAEGKFVLEGPKFLNLQKTPILVVVEAGKEPPLHLAQNTYTTTPEVFKSISDTQTTQGILAVFDFKVTPFSVHQKGKMLLLDSVQDPGNLGAAVRSAVAFGFNKIILFGQCADPFSPKAARASAGAVLDAEFFELESASNLSEHFIIVADASGESVIDYSWPNEYILAIGSEGSGISDDIKKYCKKTLAIPIDNVESLNAAVSTGILLFCAAKNRHPL
- a CDS encoding energy-coupling factor ABC transporter ATP-binding protein, yielding MNEPIFELKDVSYSYLGRFQALKAINMKVFAGEKIALIGANGTGKSTILNLLDGLLFPDKGEAFAYGRKFSEDIFADEEFSQFFRSSVGLVFQNPDAQLFCPTVEEDIIFGPLQLGVSKEEIKVRLSKLSEFLEIKELLGRSPHQLSVGEKRKAAIASVLSMDTEVILLDEPTAGLDPHTSRHIVDMIIEAGSKGKTVITATHDLHIVAEIADTVYVFDKTKSIIRSGTPKQILSDNEFLTANNLLHIHSHKHNGKVHSHTHTHLDHHTD